The Larus michahellis chromosome 9, bLarMic1.1, whole genome shotgun sequence genome contains the following window.
CACTGCTTCACTGCTGTAATGAAACAAGCAGGACCAGTTGCCAAAAGGAGTAGGAGTGAATGTGGGCTGGTTGCCTCATACTTCTGCGTAAAAGAAGTTCTCTGCGTAAAAATGGAATCCCTGCAAAGCATGGGtgatatttctaaaattatttgtgTCAAACAAATCCTTCAGAAATAGAAGCAAGTATCCTAGAAgtgtgaattttaattttttatgggTTCATTGCATCGGTGTCTTTATTCGTTAAAATCCCATTAAAGGTAATTGCTctgaaaatactaaaatgttATGAAATTTAAATCAGCATATAAATTGCTGTAAAAGATTAGGTGGAAACTGATGTTGAGCTGTGATATTCTGCAAAAGAGCTGCAGGGAGAGATGTGAGCCTTTTCCTTATTACAGTTCTTTGAGGAGACCACTTAGAATTTATTTTGAATAGCTTTGCAAACTCTTTCCCAATTTCCTAGAACCTGATGTGGTGGTAAGAAGGCAGGAagctttggcagcagctcgcctCAGGATGCAAGAGGAGTTGAACGCACAAGCAGaaagatacaaagaaaaacaaagacaggtAACCAGAGGGCGTTTCTTTAACTCATAAATTTGTCACCAAgtactttgctgctgttttagaAAGGTTTATTCCATGCTAGATACCAGAAGTATAGGAGACTTACTCTCTCTGCTGGAATGTGGGTGGTgggcttttcccccctcctttacCTGAACCACTTTTGATATCGTTTGATCCATGGAGCAGTAACAAGCTGTAGGTATCATGATGGACCTCCAGTGATGCAAGCATGTACTTATATTCTGTGCTGACCCGATGTCTTGATGCTCTTCGTTGATTAGAATGATTGATGCATGTAGTATTCTGCTCCTTCCTGAAGTAATTAATCTCTGTGGCACTTGCTGGTCCGCAAGTAATTGTGTGTGGTGGACACTGTGGGCCTGatactacttttttttatttttaatgggtaAATCTGTACCTACAGAAACATAGATATATGTACAGTGAATGGCTGGAGGGGATTTCCTGGCATTTAGATTAATTGTACTACTGCATAGAtgtattttctcttcttaatGGCAAATGGAAGTTCTTAGAAATGTAGCTTAGCATTGCTGTGATTTAATGGTTTGAACTACAGCTTGAGATAATGAGTAGCAGCATATTGCTGTGTGGGGAAGCATAGAAAGGTGGATGTGATCAGCGTAGCAATAATATTGCTCGTTAatcccagctcttcttctgttTTTACTTCTGCAGTCAGATACATTCACACCTCAGTTTATAGCTGATGCTTCAAGAAATATTGGcagttaaaaaggaagaaaaagttgcATTGTGGAAGAAAATAGCCACTCTGTAGAAAGTCTAGGTCTAGTGTGGTTGGACTTGCGgggctttgctttctttttctttgacagGCTGGAGTAGCTGcctaatttcctttctgtttttcgAGAAGGCGGCAGTCTGTCTTAACcattaatttatttgattttgtgGATAAATTGCTTTAGAAGAGAACTGGGAGAACTGTTGATAATGTATATTGGGATGTAAATATGTATCTGGCTGTCTTGTTcatttgaaaaacacattttcttctgtagaaCCCTACATTGTGCATTAATTTCATATGCAATATTCTTTACCCAGTACTTATAAACTCAGGACTTAAGCTTGTcacttggttctgttttactttcaaaatgtttttaagcaTGAAGTGGTCAAAGCTGCAGACACAGTCTGCATATGTTGAAGAGGGGTGGTTGTTCTGTTGTTGGGAAGACGTGGGTGCTTAAAAAAGTAAATGCTTCCATCAGCTCGGAGATACTGCATCAGATGAAGATAGATCCTTTGGGTTTTGATGCCTCTGCTGTAGCTGTTTCTGTAGCACCGGCAGTCCTATTAGTTCTGAAATCTTAGTTTTGCGTATCCTGGATTTGTTCCttagcttgaagaagagaaaCGAAGGCAGAAGATAGCAATGTGGGAAAGCATGCAAGAAGGAAAAAGCTATAAAGGAAACCTGAAACTGAATCAGGTAACAACTGTGGTGTTAATCAGGTTACAATTATGTTTATGTGATTAGATTAGCTGAAATTCACGTTGATTAAATTCTGAGtaacttttgcttttttgaacAGCAAGAAGTAGAATCTGGTGCTTCCACCTCATCAGCAGTCCCGAAatctaaaccaaacaaaaagcccttgCGAGGAGGTGGTAAGTTTGAAACCCTTAAGATATTCTGAGCTTGAAACAGAGCATTTATCCAGCTGCATACATAGTCATTGTAcgtattttttctcttcttcaaggAGGAAACAAAATGTGCCTTACAAATGAGCTCTTTGTCTCTAATCAGTGGGGTCTGCTTTGCACTTTGTGCAAAACCTAGCAGGATGTTTTTATGGTGCTTTTCCCTGGGGAAGCAGTGTTTCAGTTTTCTTGTAAATGCTTTTGCCATAATTACTGAGATTTTGTCACTCACAATTACAGAGTCTTAGAATATTTCTGAGATCCCTCCCACATTATTGTAGAAGTCCAATAATTTAATTTCTGGTCTTTCTGTAGTACTGACTAAATGCAGGAAGACGATGTTTTACTTTGTATTATGTAGATTCAGGAAGATGAGAGACTTCAGCAAAATGTGGTCTTTTTCACTAGATACCACAATAACAACCTATTGAATACCTAAATCCTGCAGATATATAAACTCTTAGCAGTTCTCGGAAATCACCAGAGGGTCTTACCATTAAACTGTCAGCCACTGAAATCATCTTGGTGGATGAACTGCTTTCTGTGGCCTTACAAAGCCCACGTTAGGATCACTGCTGTATATTGGCCATGCAGCTGGTCTGCGTTCTCTCCTGTGCCGTACCTGCAAGTGCTAATTTGGGTGTAATACTTTAATTACAGTTTTCCATGGCAGAGGGGATCACCTAACAGCCTTAATCGTATCAGACTAAAAGGGTTGGGGTGCAGTGCGAAGTCATTTGATTAAGTGTGTGAAACCTGAAGATTCTCGATTAAACATATTAAACCTCAATAATAGTTCAGTGCTGAAAGTTCTGCTTTTGAGTATTTTTACTGACAGCTGTTGACAACGTCTGAAGAAACTGACCGATTGATTCATCTTGTGTTGTTTAATATGAGTGCAGTCTAATGTCTGATACTGACACATATCCTTTATAGCTCTTGCATGGGATATTTACCTCTATGGGGGATGAGAAATAATGGGGAATAGCTGTGCTAGGAACCAGGATCAGGGCAGCTGGGCATAGGCACCCTTTTAGCTGCTGCCTGTCCCAGTTTCATCCTAAGCTGAATCTTTGCTTTAGTAACAGACGATAGAATTAGAGGTCTCTGATCTTCTCATGAGGTAGATCAGCACGAAGTTAAAGAACCATCTGTACTGTTCAGCTGCTGAATTAAGCTAGAAAGCAGAACTTGGCTAGTATgagaaaaacaaacttcaaagaTGGAGGTGATGCATGCAGTTTCAGTGGAACAGGTTGCTTTGAAACCTGCTGGGTTAGCAGAGCTGCTaggttttcagttttctcttttttttttttttttgccttgtacaGAACAAATTGAGGACACTTGCCAAGTTGTATCTTTCCAAGTACATATTCATAAAATGAAGTTGCCTATAGTTATAGCATTAGGAGGTTCAACTAAAGTATCTGTTTTCCTTACTCCATATATACTTGccttctcaaattattttttaaaaaatcttaccATAGTAATGAGTGGATCCACCTTTTGACCTTCAGAGTATTCCTTGCAGGACCagaataaaagattattttatgtCCCTAACTATTAGGGCTCTCGGAACACAGATACTCTTACAGAATTTACTGTAAGAGTTTACTGTACAGCACAGCATTAAAGCTTTAATGCAGACTCAGAGAAATTAAGTtataattaatttcaatttaatttaatccTAATTGATCAAGTTAAAACACAAGTGTTTTGCAATGGCTTTTACTGTTAGCACTACAAAAATAAACCATTTCAAGTCtggttattttctctgctttcattttccttaaaatgcTGCCTATGTAGTAAGTATAAACAAGGGGCAAATCATTGCGaaatttatttttggtgtttcttGTGTGTTGGTGAAGGCCTGTTGAGAATGAATATTGATATGGTGGATTTCTTCTCTGTACTCCTAGGCTATAACCCTCTCTCTGGAGAAGGAGGCGGAACTTGTTCCTGGAGACCCGGCCGGAGAGGCCCATCAGCAGGTGGATGAGGCTAACCCTCCCTAGTGTCTCACGTCACTAGCAGGCTTGATCTTACCCACTGTCTAACTGCCTACAGTTTGCGTGTCACAGTGACTCCTTTGGGATGGGGCTTAGTGCAGGTGTTAACTTGAAAACAGATTTACACCATTTCCAAATAGTAGTGCCGAAGCTGGTACCACCCAAGAAAAATACCTGATCCTCTTAGAGAGGatgaagaaagaaacaatttcaGTGTAATCAGTTCATTTTTACTCTTCTGTAGAGGGGAAGCGTAGTCTCCAGCCAAGGTGAATCACCTGGGATTGTGAGATCTGGGTTCTGTGGATGGCTATTCAAAAGACTGGCCTCAGGCAAATTTAATTATGTACGCTTGGTTTACTTTTGTAAAATGAGGATATTTACCATCCTCAGATGTGTTACCAGATCTACTGTGTTTGGCTGGAAGGTACTTTAGAGGGAAAGAACGTTACCATCAGCAGGTATCTTGAATTTTAGGAGCAGGAACTTtcagaatttcaggaaaaaaaagatgaactgaTAAATGCCACGGATTTGCACAGCAGGCCAGTTTTGCAGAAGAGTCTCTGTGACAAGCTACCTTGAATGATGTTTTCCTTATAAATGGTAAACAAACCAGTGAGGATTACTGATGCTAGACAGCAGACGGGGGGGGTtcttgctattcttttttttttttattattatttcaactgctttgtaaaaacaaaatactattaatattaaatataattgCAAACAAATATAAATCTAGTATTTACAATCTTGTGGTTTTCTACAGCATCTTTTTATATAGAAGGCGTGTGTTTTAGTGCAATAGATGTGTGTAAAGCAAGACGAGAGATCAAATGAAATGATTTTCATTTGACTACCTCCATAGAAAAAGGGTTTTTTCAGCTGATCTTTTTGGGCTTTAAaaggtttgttttatttgggtGGTCTGTGTTCCAAATCATGATTTTAGAATAATCACCTTCAGGTTAAGACCAAATCAAGTTTTCCCaagtttaaaaagtgaaacacgccgtcctcttccccaccccagtAACAGTAAGTGGTTCTGAAGTTGGACAGGCTGCGTTACTGGTTGTTAAGCGCATCAGCTGTATTTGAATCTAAATCAAGAAAACGCATAACAAAGGCCTTTGCTCTAATAGAGCAGAGAGGGTTTATTTCCAAATTACTGTTGACAAATACGGCTTGTGGAGGAGGGGATACGTAGGCATGGTCAACTCAGATGTTGCAAGATattcaaagggaaaagagaagctgCAAACCGTGCTGAGATCGGTGTGTTGTGGGCAGCAGGACTGTCTATGGCTTACCAGTGCAGTGTCAGGGTTACACCTCGGGGACATTAACAGCTTACTTTGTACCACCCTCTGTTCTGGACGTGTCTGAGGGTGGGCACTGACGGCCTGGCTGCATGGCTATCCCGAACAGCCCAGCTGGATGCCAAGGTGTGCTCTTACCCTGCTGCCAGCTTGCGCAGCACGGAAGCTGAGGATGGTTTGTGCTGAAAAAGGGCCTCTGGCTGGCAGACGTGTGAAACCTGAGAGTGAGGGGCTGTGAAGAGTGGTCTTCATCCTTCTGGTGTATATCCAGCACTGtcaatagaaaatgaaattagagCCGGTCATCATAATTGAGCTTTCCAAACATCCCATGCCCTTGATACTCGCTCTAGCACAAAATACAAAAGACGAGTGGAATCCAGGCTGTCCTTGATAAAGAGTGAAACAGTTCCTGTCAGCGTACGACAAGGGTCCTCGTCTCCAATTACTGTTACTGAGCTTGTATATAGGCATTAAAGTATATATCGGTGTTTCATTAGCGTAGCTTAGGGCTGCTTGAACACTTCTTTCTAAATTCTTAGGCTTGGAATATTTGTGTTGTCAATAGGTACGAGGGCCAACTTTGAATACACTGTTTGTATGTATACAGGTACTGCTCTTTATGTCAGGTGATCCCTGATTTTTCTCTTGACTGTAAATGTAACAGTACCATGTTACCAGTGAGTTTTAAAGTTGCCGGCTAATGAAACGGAAAGGCTAAGAACCTTTTACTTTAGACCCATGAAGTGTGTGTAGAAGATGAAGTGAGAAGGTTATTAATGTTCCTACGGAAACTGGTTTTCATTTCCTGGCTTCTGTGCGTTTTGGTATGTAAACTTCAATTTCCATTGTTGTAACACAGACCGGAGTATGTAACTTCAGGTTTTAATCTTTAACGAGGCAAAAAAAATAGAGGTGGGGAAGGATATTTTCAAGATCTGAAGATTCTTCATCAGTAAAGAGGACTAAGTTGTTATCTTGCTTGTGCCTCTGGGGAACGTTTTCCCCGTGTGTTGGGGAAACAGGCAACGGAGGTTTTGTCTTCAGAAAAACAACCAGGGGAGATTGTTGTCTTAAAGAAGCAGAATTCCTTGTGTTGACAAAATGGTAAGGACGGGTTGATTTAATTCAgtaaaaaaattttaagaaataaataagcaGGTCTGAACTGAGCATATGCTAATCTTTCTCTGTGTCTCAAGACTTGCTTCTGGCTAGGACTGGGGAGATGGATTTTTGCCCAATTCTAAGATTTATGAAGACATATCCAGTGAGAATGAAGTGATTTACATATTTCTGGAAACTCCAaccctctctctcccttgatttttttttttttttttttttttaattttaatcctCAAGCCCCTAAGTTTTTCTTGATCAGCCACTTCTAAGCTATTGAACAGGGTGGGAGGAAGAACCTCAGTTTGCAAAACTTCTCTTTTGGCTCGCGACCTACACCAGCAGATGGAAGGGTTTTTCCTCTGACTTCAAATAGAAAGCTCTCCCTTGACCACAAACAAGTATGGGAAGGTTGCTTTGTAGCTTAAGAGTGAAGCATGCAGAAAGCATTAGGTGAAAGTGAACTATTTAATGAATGCATTATTCCTATTATGGTATGAATTCCCAAGAACTTGAATGATGAAAGATCATAttaaaaagcattcagaagattattttttttccccccccacttaCAGCAGTTATGCAAGAAGCCTTCTACTCCACTGATGCAGATGTTCTGGAAATATCTTTGTCTGGAAGAAGCTAACTAACAAACTTAGAGTTAATGCAATGCTATTTAACTGCTGTATAACGTTATTTAGCAGCTGAAGAGTAATCTGGTTTGGCTATTGAAAAATCCTAAGTCAAGCAAGTGTTCAGAGGGacaaaaaaatcatgaaaatgttaatttaaattaAACGCAGCTACGTATTGTTCATTGCCTTCCAGATGATTTATATGCTGGAGGaacaaagctgtttttttttttttctttaaattgcagaTGAGGTCTAGTTTATGCATAGTTCTCTTAACTATTCATCAGGAGATATTGAGCACTGGaattaaaactgaacaaaaatccATGCTGTCACACTCATAAAATTTATTTGGCTTTAtttatgccttttaaaaacattgtGAAATGAGGGAAAGCTTTTGAGAGTGATGTTGCATActtagttgtttaaaaaaaaataagtttcttatACTGGAAATTTTTAATAATGAGCAACAGAAGATGGACTTGGGGGAGTGAGGGCAAACTGGGAGTCCGTCAGCAGAGCTATTCCTGGGCTTTCCGAAATTACCTGTGTGTTAATCAA
Protein-coding sequences here:
- the SELENOS gene encoding selenoprotein S, encoding MELGGGGPAAGPGQAALGRGGLEVLQHTVGSLLSSYGWYILLAAVAIYFLIQKISQGLAARPSGQSGAADADVEPDVVVRRQEALAAARLRMQEELNAQAERYKEKQRQLEEEKRRQKIAMWESMQEGKSYKGNLKLNQQEVESGASTSSAVPKSKPNKKPLRGGGYNPLSGEGGGTCSWRPGRRGPSAGG